The window CACACTAAAGCTTGTAATTCCATCAAGTGCAAAACTAAGCATTTTTAAAAATGGATATTTGCTACTGCCTGCTACTCTAGCATTTCGCTTATAAAATATATGACAAGATTTATACCCAAGAAGCGGGATGATACCACGAAGAAATAAATTTACTTCTCTAAAAGTTAAAAGGGATTTTATTGCACGATTAGATAAAGCACGATAATCAGCATGATTTTTTACGATTTTTACTCCCAAAAAATGCATCAAATCATAGAAACTCTGTGCGCTAAATCTTTTAAAAAAGCTATCACTACTTCTATCATCTCGCACACCATAAACTACTTCATAGCCATCTTTAAATCGCTCAACCATAGAATCTATCGCATTTATATCATCTTGCAAATCACAATCAAGGCTGATAGCTAAATCACATTTATCTATTGCATATTCTAGCCCCGCCAAAAGGGCGTTTTGATGACCGCAATTGCGACTTAGATTTATGATTATGATATTTTCTTTTTTTAGTGCTTTTAAGATCTCTAAAGTTTTATCTTTTGAGCCATCATTTACAAAAACTATTTTGCTTTGCTTATTTATGATTTTATTATTGATTAAATTTTGTATTTTAGAATCTAAAGATTCTACGCTTAAATTTATGATTTCCTCTTCATTATAACAAGGCACAATAAGATAAATTGTAGGATTTAATTCTTGTGAATTTTTCATTTTAATAAACCTTTAGGCACTGAAATTTACTAAAGATTTTAACAAAAAATTTCACAAAAATTTCACATTATTTATATTAAGATACCAAACACAAATTTTTATCAAAATAATCAATAAGGGCAAAATGTAGATGAAACTTTTTTACATTATTTTATTGGCATTATTTTTTGCATCTTGTGCATCACCATATACACAAGAAGAATTAAATAGTGAATTCAAACTTGATGATTTTAAAAATAGCTATGATTTAAGAGATGAAAAAACAGATTCTTTATTTGATATTTTTAATGATGATGAACTAAAAAAATTAATAGACATGGCATTATTAAAAAATAGTGATATTTTTATATATGATAGCAGGCTTAAAATCGCAGAATCTCAATTAAAAATCGCAATATCAAATCTAATGCCAAGTGTAAATGGCAATATTGGATATAGATTTAATGGAGATTCTAGCATTGATACAAGTTTGATGGCATCTTGGGAACTAGACTTATTTGGCAAATATACTAATGCAAAAAATGCTTATGAAGAGCAGCTAAATATAGCAAATGAGAATCTTGAATTCTTTAAAATCTCTTTAGTTAGCGATATTGCACTTGCATATTTTAATCTTAAAATATTTGCAAAGTGATATTTTGCTTACACAAGAAAGAATCACAAACTACAAAGAATTAGTTAGCGTAATGAATACTATGTATGAAAGCGGATTTATAAATTTTAGTGATTTTATGGAAAACAAAGCATTATTACAAAGTGAAGAGCAGAATCTAAATAATCTTTTAAATGATTATGAAAGTAAGAAAAATGAAATAAGGATTCTAATAAATGATAAAGATTATGAATTTACAGATTCTAACTATGAATTTAGTATTCCAAAATTCTATGTAAATTTAGATAATAGTGCGGATATAATACTAAATCGCCCGGATATAAAATCACAAATCTCAAATCTAAATGCAGCAATATATAACCTAAACTCTACTAAAGCAAGTGCATATCCTACCATACAAATAAGTGGCTCGCTTAGCAAAGCACTATTATCACCTAATGGAATAACAGATCTAGCATATCAAATACTAAGCTCGCTTACTTTACCATTATTTTCAAGAATGGAAATATATGAAAATATCAAAATTAGCGATTATACAAGACTTGAAGCTTATTATACTTTGGAAAAAGCGATATATACAGCATTAAGTGAAATAGAAAATGCTATATACGCACTAAATGCAAATAAAAATACACTCAATACAAGCTTACAAATGTTAGAAGACAATGAAGAAATTCTAAGCACATTAAAACAAAGCTATGAACTTGGATTAATAGATTTTAGCGAATACATACAAGCAATAAATAGTCATTTATCTATGATGAAGAATAATAATGCATCATATTTTAATACTATTAGTGCGACAATCTATCTATACCGATCTATTGGTGGAAACAAAAATGATATAAGGAAAAATGATGAATGATATTTACAACAATATAAAAAAGAAAAAGACAAATAAATTTAAATTACTAATTATTGCTATTATAGTGATTACAATCATCGTGATTGCTATATTTGTTTGGCTTAAATTAAATGAAAAAGAAGAAGTTTATATAACACAAAATCCTGTATTACAAGATATTTCACAAGATGTTAGCGCAACAGGAACACTAGATCCAACAGATACCGTTGAAGTAGGTAGCCAAATCTCTGGAACAATACTAGAAGTATTAGTAGATGTAAATGATGAGGTAAAAAAAGGGCAAACAATAGCTTTGATTGACCCAGAAAAATTAAATCAATCAGTAGATAATTTTGTAGCACAACTACAATCTGCTAAAGCAGAATTATACAGCTCGGAAGTGCAGCTAGAAAATAAACAATGGAATTATGAAAATTACTTGAATCTTTATGAAAAAACAAATGGAAAATCACCATCTCAATTGCAACTAAAAACTGCAGAATTAGAATATAAAAATGCAAAGGCAGATATAGAGGTAAAAAAAGCAGCAATTGCTCAAATAGAAACATCGCTAAAATCTGCGAGAATTGATGTAAAAAACTCAATTATTACAAGTCCTACAAATGGAATTATTTTATCAAGAAGTGTTGATCCTGGGCAAACTGTGGCGGCAAATTTTTCTGCACCTACGCTTTTTATCATTGCAAAAGATTTAAAAGAAATGAAGCTTATCTCAAATGTGTTAGAAGCTGATATTGGAAAAGTAAAAGTTGGGCAAGATATAATCTTTAGCGTAGATTCCTATCCAAATGAAGAATTTAGTGCAAAAATAGCAAAAGTAAATTATGCAGATTCATCTTCTACATCAAGTAGTTCATCATCAAGTTCTAGTAGCTCAAGCACAAGTTCTAGCTCTTCAAATATAGTGAGCTATGAAGTAACAACATATATTAAAAATGATAAATTATTACTTCGTCCAGGGATGAGTGTAACTGCGACAATAAAAACTGATGTCCAAAAAAATGCCCTAGTAGTGCCATATCAAGCATTGTTATATAAGCCAAATAATAATTCTATACAAAAAAATGGAAATAGCAGTAACTTTATAATGGGCGGACCTCCAAAAAGAGAAAGAAAATCATATTCACAAATTAGCTCAAAAGAAAAGATTTGGATTTTAGAAAATGGAATCCCAAAAGAGATTGAAGTAGAGATTGGAATCTCAAATGGTAAAAATGTCCAAATATTATCAAAAAATATAGACACAAATACGCAAGTTATATTGCAATCTCAAACAAAGTAAAGTCAAATGTTTATTGAATTATCAAACATTACAAAATACTATGGCGAAGGAAGCAATACCTTTCAAGCACTAAAAGGTGTAAGCCTAAGCATAAATCAAGGTGATTTTGTAGCACTTATGGGACCTAGTGGTTCTGGAAAAAGCACTACATCAAATATACTTGGTTGTTTAGATGTTGCAACAAGTGGAAAATATATCTTTAGTGATGTTGATGTATTTAGCTTAGATAGAAATGAAAGAGCAATGCTTAGAAGATTCTACATTGGTTTTATATTTCAAGGTTTTAACCTACTTCCAAGAACTACTGCATTAGAAAATGTAGAATTACCACTACTATATCGTGGTATGCAAAAATCAAAAAGAAAAAAAATAGCACTAGAAGCATTGGAAATGGTTGGATTAGATGGATTTGAAGATCATACACCAAATAAGCTAAGCGGCGGACAACAACAAAGAGTTGCTATTGCTAGAGCTATTGCTAGCAAGCCTTTGTTTTTACTTGCAGATGAGCCAACAGGGAATCTTGATACAAAACGAAGTATAGAGATTATGAATATTTTACAATGGCTAAATAGAGATTTAAAAATCACTATATTGATGGTAACACACGAAAGTGAAATGGCTAGTTTTGCAAGTAGAGAAATACATTTTTTAGATGGTAATATTGATTATACAAAAGGAAGACATTAATGATATTTAATGCTTTTTTACTAGCTTTTAGACAAATTAGCAGGAATCCACTTAGGGCATTTTTAACAATGCTAGGGATTATCATTGGAACAGGAAGCGTTATTGTAATGATTAGCTTAGGAAATGGCACAACACAGCAAATAAAAGATAATATAGCAAGTCTTGGAAGCAATATATTAATACTCACACCATCACGAGGACTTGATACATCTGGACAAAGTCTTAGGAGATATTTCAATCAACAAGAAGTAGATTTGATAAGAGATAGAGTCTATGGTATAAGAGCATTATCACCTATGGGTGAAGGAAGTGCTTTAATACAATATAAACAAAATTCTAAAGAAACAGCAACATATGGCGTTATAGGTGAGTATTTTATCGCTGGAAATTGGAGTATGGCAGAAGGTAGAGAATTTAGAGATGATGAGTATAAAAGTGGTGCAAATGTATGCATCATTGGAGATAGTGTAAAAAATGCTTTATTTAAAAATAGCGATCCACTTGGAGCAAAAATCAAGGTAGGAAACAAAGAAGGAAGTATTATTTGTGAATGTGTTGGAGTATTGGCTGCAAAAGGTCAAGGTGCTATGGGTAACGATCAAGATGATGTGATTGTTTTTCCACTAAAATCATATCTAAGAACTCTAGGACGAGAAAAAACATCTATCAATAATATAAATAGAATTACCATATCTCTTGAAGATGGTATAGATTCTAAACAAAAAACACAAGAAATCAAACAAGTGCTAAATGAAATAAGAAATATAGATAATTCAAAGAGTAGTAATTTTGAGATAATAGATACTAAACAAATTGAAGAAACACTTGAAAGCACAACAAAAATGCTAACACTATTTCTTGGAACTATTGCTGGAGTAAGTCTAATAGTTGGTGGAATTGGTATTATGAATATTATGCTTGTATCTGTAACAGAACGAACAAAAGAAATAGGCACTAGACTCGCAATAGGTGCATTGGAGAATGAAGTATTGCTGCAATTTTTAATAGAAGCCATTGTTATTAGCTCATTTGGTGGATTAATTGGTGTAGTATTGTCTTTTATTATTTCATTTGCACTTGCAAATGCTTTTGAACTACCTTTTGTATATAGCATTTCTGTTGCAATTATTGCATTTTTATTTTCTGCATTTATTGGAATCTTATTTGGATATTTGCCTGCAAAAAGAGCATCTAAATTAAATCCGATAGACGCACTAAGGCATGAATAATTTCTCATACTAGATTAAAATCTAGTATGATTAGAGTTTCGTTAATTAGTAGATTTTAGCTTTAGCAATGCTATGCTTTTAGCAAAATATTTTTGTAACATTGCAAACTATATTAATCTCTTTGAGATAATTTTTGAAATTTATATTTTAGCTCATCGATGCTCTCGACATTATCAGGGTCTGCTACTATCGCATCTACAGGACATACACTAATACAAGCAGGCTCATCATAATATCCAACACATTCAGTGCATTTATCTGGATCGATTAAATATATAGGATCATTTTCATCAATAGCCTCATTAGGACATTCTTCTCTACACGCATCACAAGCTATACATTCATCATTTATCATTAAAGACATAAATATTTATCTCCTTACAAAAGTTTATAAGTTGGATTTTTAGCATAAAAATCAAAAAAATACTAAAAATATTAAATTTAATTGCTAATTCTCTATATATATAGCAATCTTATTAGTAACAATATTTGTTTTTAAACTATCAATCATCATAAAATCAATATTGCTAAAAATATCACTAGGAATATCAATACTAGAATCTACAACTACTCTAATCCCCAAATGTATACAAAAATTAAATAATATTTCAAATGATTTAAAATCTAATATAGAAGAATCTAAAATAATCATATCAGCACCATAGATAGCAGATTCTAAGATTTGATATTTTGAGATAATAATATCTTTGTGAATGATGATAAATGGAGTATATCGCCTAAGAGTGGCAATCAAAGAAATATCTTTTAGCGAAGTTGTATCTGCGATAATTAGACCTAAATTATTAGGCAAATTAGAAATGCTAGATTCATCTTTGATGCATTTTAGTTTTATGATATCATCTTTGATAAAGAGTGAAAAATCAAAATCAAATGCACGGGGTGGATATGGATTAAGTGATAAGCTCCTACCAAGCAAATCAAAATCAAATTCTTTATTTCTTTTTTCGACATTGCTTTTTGTTTTTTCTATCAAGCTTTCTATTTTACTTTTTTTAGAAAAAACACTAGATATTACTTCAAACACTTCCTTATATGCTCCAAATGTTCTTTTATTTCTTTTTCACTCTCAAGAGTTTCTTTGTCTATTTTATTTATTACGTCTAAAGCCTCGCTACATCGATGTAATTTATAATAACCCCATGCAAGAGAATCCAAATATGCAGGATTATCTGGCTCCTCTTTTAAGGCATTTTCTACATATTTTATACCTTCATTTATATCTATATCATAATCAATTAGCAAATATCCCAAATAATTAGCAAATGTTGGATTATTATTATCTTTTAGAGCAATTTTAAAATTACTAATCACATCATCTAATACAGATTTTTTATCTTGTGCTTCTTCAAAATCAATAATAGCCATCATACCATAATAAAAACCATCATCTTTTTTATCTAGTAGTTGCTTTAATACAATCCTAGCATTTTTATAATCCTTAATAAATAAATATTTATCAACAATTGGCTCTAAATTTAAATCATGCTTATTTGCTAAAGACAATGCCAAATCTAGATTGTCATCAATGATATAAACTCTATATAAATTACTAGCATTTGTGCTATTTGGATATTGTTCATAATAAGTAATAAATAAAGGTTTTAATTCTTCTAAACTTTTAGCATTAACAGATAGTTGAGTAAAAGATAATTGGGTTATGATTTGAGCAAAATCGCTATCTATTGTTTCTTTGAAATAATCTTTTATAAAAGGTAGGCTACTAGCAAAATCATTCAAATATATATTAGTAGAAGTGATAAGTAGAAGTGTGTGCTTATCTTTTTCTATCTCATATGATTGTATTAGGTATTTTTGTGCGGTTTTATATTCTTTTTTTAGTGCATACAATCCGCCTAAAGTTTTAAAATTAATTTTCTTTAGATCGTCTTTGTCCTCTAATTTTATAATTTCCTCATATGTCAAGATCGCTTTATTGGTGTTTCTTTGCATCATATATATATTGGCAAGTATATATTTTACTTGTAAATTTTTGTTATCAATATTTTGATATTTTTGAATATAATTAAGTGCATTTGCAGTATCACCAATCATCATAGATAGCTTTATTACTTCTTCTAGATATTCGAGTTTGTTTGTAGAGTTATAAATCTCATTATAAATTTCTATTGCACTTTTATAATTACCTACATCAATAAAAGATAAAGCTTCAAAAATCTTATCATCTTCAAGATTCTGCCCATAAACAAATACAAAACAACAAAACAATAATGATATTATTTTTTTAATACACCCATGCATTCCCTAAAAGCTCCTTGTGGATTTTTCTTAAAAATATCCCAAAATGGAAAACTAGCACAATTTTTTGGTCTGCACTCATAAATACTGCACTCTCTATTAGAATCTAAAAAAATACAATCAGCGCTATCTTCATTATCTTTTAATGCATATCTATTGCCAACTTTGCGTAAATATTGCATACCAAAATCTTTAAGACTCATATTTAGATATTGTGCTATTTTTTGTGCTTCATCAACTTCCAAAAAAACATACCCATCGCCAATACAACACTTTCCACCGCATTCTTTACATTTACTCTCATCAAATACAAAATCAAAACCATCTTTTTGTATCATAGTATTTGCTCCAAATTTGATACCTTAATGCTAAAAGTATTACAAAGTCTAAAAATCTCTTTTGCCTCATTTGAATGCTCTTTATCTATAAAATTATACAATGGAGCTAGAATCTTTGTTTGGCTTTTTGAGATTTTACATTTTATCATAACTAAATTTGCATTTTTAGATACTTTAGGATAGACAAAAGCCATTTCATCTACATTAAAATTAGTATCACTAATAGCATTAAAAACATTTTTTATCTCTTTTGCATCATAACAAAATATAAAAGTTCCATTTGGCTTTAAAATAGATTTTACAAACTTAAGTAATAAATGAAGTGGAAGATTCTCACTCTGCCTTGCTAAAAAAATAAATTTATTTTTAGAATCTATGATATCTTTCCTATAAAATGGCGGATTTGAGATGATAAAATCAAATTTTTCTTTACTAGATTCTAAACCAGATTCCAAAATATTGCCAACAATCATATCACAAGCAATATTATTTTTTTTTGCATTAATCAATGCAATTTTTGCCATCGTATCATTTATCTCACTTAAACTAAGCTTTATTTTAAAATCTCTAGCACACAAAAGCCCCAAAACCCCACAACCTGTGCCAATATCAAGCAATTTTATATCATTTTTTAAAAATCTTTTTATAAAATGATATAAAAATAAACTATCGCTATTATAACAATATCCATTTTCTAGCTGATATAAATCTAATCTCTTTTTATCCATAATGCAATATCCCTACCAATACTTTGTGTTTGCAGAATCCTGCCATTAAAATCACTAAAAAAATTTCTACCTTTTTGCATATTTGGAGATAAAAATACAAGCAAACAATCAACCCTATCTTTTATAAATTCAAAAAAATTCGCCCCACCCTCACAGATATTAAACCCATTTAGTGCAATTTTATCGATATTATTTGCAAATACAACTTCTCTATTTGCTTTAAAAATATTTAGATTCTTCTCCAATCTATTTTCTCTACCAATGGCAATTACATTAGGTGCATTTCCACAAACAAGCCTAGAATCTAGTAGAGGATTATCAGTTAGGATTGTTTTTTGCGATATGATTATATTATTTGCAATGGATCTCATTTTGTGTGAATAAATCATAGAATCTTTGCTTGAGATTATTCCATTTTCAAAACTGCCATTTAGTCTTTGTGCGATTTTATAAAGTATAAATGATGATTTCTCACACATACACAAAAATGGAAATAATAAATCCCTGCCTTTATTTTCTAAGATTCCATATGTTACTTTTATACTGCTTGATTTTAAAATATCTATTCCACCGCTTGCAGGTTTATTTATATCTTTATGAGATATGATAACTTCACTAGGTTTTAAAATACTTAATAATCTAGCACAA of the Helicobacter sp. MIT 99-5507 genome contains:
- a CDS encoding efflux RND transporter periplasmic adaptor subunit, translated to MNDIYNNIKKKKTNKFKLLIIAIIVITIIVIAIFVWLKLNEKEEVYITQNPVLQDISQDVSATGTLDPTDTVEVGSQISGTILEVLVDVNDEVKKGQTIALIDPEKLNQSVDNFVAQLQSAKAELYSSEVQLENKQWNYENYLNLYEKTNGKSPSQLQLKTAELEYKNAKADIEVKKAAIAQIETSLKSARIDVKNSIITSPTNGIILSRSVDPGQTVAANFSAPTLFIIAKDLKEMKLISNVLEADIGKVKVGQDIIFSVDSYPNEEFSAKIAKVNYADSSSTSSSSSSSSSSSSTSSSSSNIVSYEVTTYIKNDKLLLRPGMSVTATIKTDVQKNALVVPYQALLYKPNNNSIQKNGNSSNFIMGGPPKRERKSYSQISSKEKIWILENGIPKEIEVEIGISNGKNVQILSKNIDTNTQVILQSQTK
- the ribD gene encoding bifunctional diaminohydroxyphosphoribosylaminopyrimidine deaminase/5-amino-6-(5-phosphoribosylamino)uracil reductase RibD, producing MDIAISKAWESQALALPNPAVGALILDSNNAIIALESHKVFGGAHAELAALKTAFINLSGDTKINEIINPFEIYDYLVKNHNGYFYHTKIFVTLEPCAHSGKTPSCARLLSILKPSEVIISHKDINKPASGGIDILKSSSIKVTYGILENKGRDLLFPFLCMCEKSSFILYKIAQRLNGSFENGIISSKDSMIYSHKMRSIANNIIISQKTILTDNPLLDSRLVCGNAPNVIAIGRENRLEKNLNIFKANREVVFANNIDKIALNGFNICEGGANFFEFIKDRVDCLLVFLSPNMQKGRNFFSDFNGRILQTQSIGRDIALWIKRD
- a CDS encoding ABC transporter ATP-binding protein, translated to MFIELSNITKYYGEGSNTFQALKGVSLSINQGDFVALMGPSGSGKSTTSNILGCLDVATSGKYIFSDVDVFSLDRNERAMLRRFYIGFIFQGFNLLPRTTALENVELPLLYRGMQKSKRKKIALEALEMVGLDGFEDHTPNKLSGGQQQRVAIARAIASKPLFLLADEPTGNLDTKRSIEIMNILQWLNRDLKITILMVTHESEMASFASREIHFLDGNIDYTKGRH
- a CDS encoding YfhL family 4Fe-4S dicluster ferredoxin, translating into MSLMINDECIACDACREECPNEAIDENDPIYLIDPDKCTECVGYYDEPACISVCPVDAIVADPDNVESIDELKYKFQKLSQRD
- a CDS encoding glycosyltransferase family 2 protein — translated: MKNSQELNPTIYLIVPCYNEEEIINLSVESLDSKIQNLINNKIINKQSKIVFVNDGSKDKTLEILKALKKENIIIINLSRNCGHQNALLAGLEYAIDKCDLAISLDCDLQDDINAIDSMVERFKDGYEVVYGVRDDRSSDSFFKRFSAQSFYDLMHFLGVKIVKNHADYRALSNRAIKSLLTFREVNLFLRGIIPLLGYKSCHIFYKRNARVAGSSKYPFLKMLSFALDGITSFSVQPLRILSILGAIISLASLFFGIWALVVYFMGGTISGWTSVVVPMYFLGGVQILGLGILGEYIGKIYKESKSRPRYFIDSIID
- a CDS encoding tRNA1(Val) (adenine(37)-N6)-methyltransferase gives rise to the protein MDKKRLDLYQLENGYCYNSDSLFLYHFIKRFLKNDIKLLDIGTGCGVLGLLCARDFKIKLSLSEINDTMAKIALINAKKNNIACDMIVGNILESGLESSKEKFDFIISNPPFYRKDIIDSKNKFIFLARQSENLPLHLLLKFVKSILKPNGTFIFCYDAKEIKNVFNAISDTNFNVDEMAFVYPKVSKNANLVMIKCKISKSQTKILAPLYNFIDKEHSNEAKEIFRLCNTFSIKVSNLEQIL
- a CDS encoding ABC transporter permease produces the protein MIFNAFLLAFRQISRNPLRAFLTMLGIIIGTGSVIVMISLGNGTTQQIKDNIASLGSNILILTPSRGLDTSGQSLRRYFNQQEVDLIRDRVYGIRALSPMGEGSALIQYKQNSKETATYGVIGEYFIAGNWSMAEGREFRDDEYKSGANVCIIGDSVKNALFKNSDPLGAKIKVGNKEGSIICECVGVLAAKGQGAMGNDQDDVIVFPLKSYLRTLGREKTSINNINRITISLEDGIDSKQKTQEIKQVLNEIRNIDNSKSSNFEIIDTKQIEETLESTTKMLTLFLGTIAGVSLIVGGIGIMNIMLVSVTERTKEIGTRLAIGALENEVLLQFLIEAIVISSFGGLIGVVLSFIISFALANAFELPFVYSISVAIIAFLFSAFIGILFGYLPAKRASKLNPIDALRHE
- a CDS encoding TolC family protein, with amino-acid sequence MLTQERITNYKELVSVMNTMYESGFINFSDFMENKALLQSEEQNLNNLLNDYESKKNEIRILINDKDYEFTDSNYEFSIPKFYVNLDNSADIILNRPDIKSQISNLNAAIYNLNSTKASAYPTIQISGSLSKALLSPNGITDLAYQILSSLTLPLFSRMEIYENIKISDYTRLEAYYTLEKAIYTALSEIENAIYALNANKNTLNTSLQMLEDNEEILSTLKQSYELGLIDFSEYIQAINSHLSMMKNNNASYFNTISATIYLYRSIGGNKNDIRKNDE
- a CDS encoding TolC family protein; this translates as MKLFYIILLALFFASCASPYTQEELNSEFKLDDFKNSYDLRDEKTDSLFDIFNDDELKKLIDMALLKNSDIFIYDSRLKIAESQLKIAISNLMPSVNGNIGYRFNGDSSIDTSLMASWELDLFGKYTNAKNAYEEQLNIANENLEFFKISLVSDIALAYFNLKIFAK
- a CDS encoding YkgJ family cysteine cluster protein, translated to MIQKDGFDFVFDESKCKECGGKCCIGDGYVFLEVDEAQKIAQYLNMSLKDFGMQYLRKVGNRYALKDNEDSADCIFLDSNRECSIYECRPKNCASFPFWDIFKKNPQGAFRECMGVLKK